The following are encoded in a window of Arcobacter arenosus genomic DNA:
- a CDS encoding metallophosphoesterase codes for MKIKEVNYVDIKTFDKNLNGFTILQISDLHINKKTSKMQIKKLVDMCNSLDYNILVITGDIIDCKVKYIKDKLSILNSLKGKTYFISGNHDLVYGLKDLIKQLQNITYLDNSYEKIVYKNETILLAGISDRFSKFFGHIREEKKLLSILEKNKKKIFLAHQPKDYKLALKSNCDLFLCGHTHGGQIWPFHYFVKIFQPFLNGLHYINDCPIYVNKGIGTWGIDYRYKANSEIALLRFTSENTYN; via the coding sequence ATGAAAATCAAAGAAGTAAATTATGTAGATATTAAAACTTTTGATAAAAATCTAAATGGTTTTACTATATTACAAATATCAGACCTACATATAAACAAAAAAACCTCTAAAATGCAGATAAAAAAATTAGTGGATATGTGCAATAGTTTAGATTACAATATTTTAGTAATAACTGGAGATATAATTGATTGCAAAGTAAAATATATAAAAGATAAATTGTCTATTTTAAACTCTTTAAAGGGGAAAACTTACTTCATTAGTGGAAACCATGATTTAGTTTATGGATTAAAAGATTTAATTAAACAACTACAAAATATAACTTATTTAGATAATAGCTATGAAAAAATAGTATATAAAAATGAAACCATCTTACTTGCAGGTATTAGTGATAGATTTTCTAAATTTTTTGGACATATAAGAGAAGAAAAAAAACTTTTAAGTATTTTAGAAAAAAACAAAAAAAAGATTTTCCTTGCCCATCAACCAAAAGACTATAAACTTGCGCTAAAATCAAATTGTGATTTATTTTTATGTGGACATACCCATGGTGGTCAAATTTGGCCTTTCCATTATTTTGTCAAAATTTTTCAGCCATTTTTAAATGGTTTGCATTATATAAATGATTGTCCAATTTATGTAAATAAAGGGATTGGAACATGGGGTAT
- a CDS encoding ABC transporter ATP-binding protein has product MILKASNISHNYNGDIALQNINLEIKKGEFICLIGESGSGKTTLLSILSTLLKPKEGTLFYEEEQYSNIKNINKFRKENIGFVFQFHHLINYLTLLENVQLANDLANTKKIDEIFTLLDIQKIKSKYPTQVSGGQRQRAAIARALINEPKIIFADEPTGNLDSKNAQKVFKLFKNLSKKETTIIVATHNKDLAKMADKIYEVKDGQIK; this is encoded by the coding sequence ATGATATTAAAAGCTTCAAATATAAGCCATAACTATAATGGAGATATTGCGTTACAAAATATAAACCTAGAAATAAAAAAAGGTGAATTTATTTGCTTAATAGGGGAAAGTGGTAGTGGTAAAACAACACTTCTTTCAATCTTATCAACACTTTTAAAACCAAAAGAAGGAACTCTTTTTTATGAAGAGGAACAATACTCAAATATAAAAAATATAAATAAGTTTAGAAAAGAAAATATTGGTTTTGTTTTTCAATTTCATCATCTAATTAATTATCTTACCCTCCTTGAAAATGTTCAACTAGCAAACGATTTAGCCAATACAAAAAAAATCGATGAAATATTTACTTTACTGGATATTCAAAAAATTAAATCTAAATATCCAACACAAGTTTCAGGTGGACAAAGACAAAGGGCAGCTATTGCTAGGGCATTAATAAATGAGCCAAAAATCATTTTTGCTGATGAACCTACTGGAAATCTTGATTCTAAGAATGCACAAAAAGTATTTAAACTTTTTAAAAATTTATCAAAAAAAGAAACAACAATAATTGTTGCAACACACAATAAAGATTTAGCAAAAATGGCAGATAAAATTTATGAGGTAAAAGATGGACAAATCAAATAG
- a CDS encoding YceI family protein, translating into MYKLVLILFVSLLVNANELYLKNGQIKAHTEVFGDSTIDPQTKKIDVRLSKKQDIESIKGIFEIETLSLVSDNKDRDQHMYEVLNVKLSPKISFEISSINKNEEKYEIKGLLKMNNIYKQIDSLANITQNNNDISINGDFSINLTDFLLEPPTMFFLTVRDQIDITYNFNLKEK; encoded by the coding sequence ATGTATAAATTAGTATTGATTTTATTTGTAAGTTTATTAGTAAATGCAAATGAACTTTATTTAAAAAATGGTCAAATTAAGGCCCATACAGAAGTTTTTGGAGATAGTACCATTGATCCCCAAACAAAAAAAATTGATGTAAGGTTATCAAAAAAACAAGATATAGAATCAATAAAAGGTATTTTTGAAATTGAGACTTTATCCCTTGTTAGCGATAATAAAGATAGAGACCAACATATGTATGAAGTGTTAAACGTAAAATTATCTCCAAAAATTTCTTTTGAAATCTCTTCAATTAATAAAAATGAAGAGAAGTATGAAATAAAAGGACTTTTAAAAATGAATAATATATATAAACAGATAGATTCTTTAGCAAATATTACTCAAAACAATAATGATATATCTATCAATGGAGACTTTTCTATTAATTTAACTGACTTTTTACTTGAGCCACCAACAATGTTTTTTTTAACAGTAAGAGATCAAATAGATATAACATATAATTTTAATTTAAAGGAAAAATAG